A DNA window from Ipomoea triloba cultivar NCNSP0323 chromosome 10, ASM357664v1 contains the following coding sequences:
- the LOC116032387 gene encoding uncharacterized protein LOC116032387: MTGKRVIAICQSGGEFEADKDGLLSYKGGDAHAMEIDDQMNYEDFKTEVAEMFSCSLATMSIKYFLPGNRKTLITISNEKDLKRMIKFHCASESAEIYVMAEEPVALDVSNMPASRSSRTTLSESGVPVDAPPSVTEDIVDDPDQPVLLLDDAFDIVGDTSTADAQMEMSAEMPVPVSFAVNYNEKNAKAAQQWQNSITGVGQRFNTVHEFRETLRKFAIANQFAFKYKKNDSHRVTVKCKADGCPWRIHASRLSTTQLICIKKMNPTHTCEGAVVTTGYQATRSWVASIVKEKLRVFPNYKPKDIVNDIKQEYGIQLNYFQAWRGKEIAKEQLQGSYKEAYSQLPLFCEKIMETNPGSLATFTTKEDSSFHRLFVSFHASLYGFEQGCRPLLFLDGIFLKSKYQGNLLVATAADGNDGAFPVAFAVVDTESDDNWHWFLLQLKTALSMCRGITFVADREKGLKKSIADIFQNEDVFHGYCIRYLSEQLIRDLKGQFSHEVKRLLVDDFYTAAYAAKPDSFQTCVESIKGISPEAYNWVMQSEPVHWANAFFPGTRYNHMASNFGEIFYNWVADAHELPITQMVDAIRGKIMDLIYSRRTDSNQWMTRLTPCMEEKLEKESLKVRSLQVLMSPRNKFEVHGETVEYVDVDHCDCSCRGWQLSGLPCCHAMAVISCLGRDPYSYCARYFTTDSYRLTYSESVHPIPSLDSLTHNNASSQTVVTVTPPPTRRPPGRPTTKNLGPNERRQVQCSRCKGIGHNKSSCKEGVLES, from the exons ATGACTGGGAAGCGAGTTATAGCCATATGCCAGTCGGGTGGTGAGTTTGAGGCTGATAAGGATGGGTTACTCTCCTATAAAGGCGGAGATGCTCATGCTATGGAAATCGATGACCAAATGAATTATGAAGATTTCAAGACGGAGGTAGCTGAGATGTTTAGCTGTAGTCTCGCTACCATGTCTATTAAATATTTCCTCCCCGGCAATAGGAAGACTCTTATCACCATCTCCAATGAAAAGGACCTCAAGCGCATGATCAAATTCCATTGTGCATCTGAGTCCGCCGAGATATATGTTATGGCTGAAGAACCGGTTGCTCTTGATGTGTCTAACATGCCAGCCAGTAG GTCAAGCCGGACAACTTTGTCAGAATCTGGTGTTCCAGTTGATGCTCCACCAAGCGTTACAGAGGATATTGTGGATGACCCTGACCAACCTGTCCTTCTGCTCGATGATGCCTTTGATATCGTTGGTGACACGAGCACCGCTGATGCTCAAATGGAGATGTCTGCTGAAATGCCTGTCCCCGTTTCTTTTGCTGTTAACTACAACGAGAAGAACGCGAAAGCTGCTCAGCAATGGCAGAACAGTATTACGGGTGTGGGCCAAAGGTTCAATACTGTACATGAATTCAGGGAAACACTGCGCAAATTTGCAATCGCCAACCAATTCGCTTTCAAGTACAAGAAGAATGACAGCCATCGTGTGACTGTAAAATGCAAAGCAGATGGGTGCCCATGGCGAATTCATGCATCAAGGTTGTCAACCACTCAActaatttgtattaaaaaaatgaatccTACCCATACATGTGAAGGAGCTGTTGTTACAACGGGTTATCAGGCAACAAGAAGTTGGGTGGCAAGCATTGTAAAGGAGAAGCTTAGGGTTTTCCCTAATTACAAGCCTAAGGACATCGTCAATGACATCAAACAGGAATACGGGATCCAACTAAATTACTTCCAGGCATGGCGTGGTAAAGAGATTGCCAAGGAGCAGCTTCAAGGCTCATACAAGGAGGCATATAGTCAGTTACCACTCTTCTGTGAGAAGATCATGGAGACGAACCCTGGCAGTCTTGCAACATTCACGACTAAAGAGGACTCGAGTTTTCATCGACTCTTTGTGTCGTTCCATGCTTCATTGTATGGCTTTGAACAAGGCTGCAGGCCTCTGCTTTTCCTCGATGGTATATTTTTGAAGTCAAAATATCAAGGCAATCTTTTGGTAGCAACAGCTGCTGATGGGAACGATGGTGCTTTCCCCGTAGCTTTTGCTGTAGTGGACACAGAATCTGATGATAATTGGCATTGGTTCCTACTCCAACTGAAAACCGCACTGTCTATGTGCCGTGGTATTACTTTTGTGGCCGATAGAGAAAAGGGGCTAAAGAAGTCCATTGCTGACATATTTCAGAATGAAGATGTCTTCCATGGATACTGTATTCGCTACTTGTCTGAACAGCTAATTAGAGATTTAAAAGGACAGTTTTCCCATGAAGTTAAGCGTCTGTTAGTTGATGATTTTTATACTGCTGCCTATGCCGCTAAACCCGACAGCTTCCAGACGTGCGTTGAAAGCATCAAAGGTATTTCACCCGAGGCTTACAACTGGGTTATGCAAAGCGAGCCTGTTCACTGGGCAAATGCATTCTTTCCCGGGACACGATATAACCACATGGCTTCAAACTTTGGCGAGATTTTCTATAACTGGGTAGCAGATGCACATGAATTGCCAATCACCCAGATGGTCGATGCTATACGTGGCAAAATCATGGATTTGATATATAGCAGGCGGACAGACTCGAACCAGTGGATGACAAGGCTAACTCCATGTATGGAGGAAAAGCTAGAGAAGGAAAGCCTTAAAGTTCGGTCTCTTCAAGTGTTGATGTCGCCTCGTAATAAGTTTGAAGTGCACGGGGAAACGGTGGAATATGTTGACGTTGATCACTGCGATTGCAGTTGTCGAGGATGGCAGCTCTCGGGCTTACCTTGCTGTCACGCTATGGCTGTCATTAGTTGTCTCGGCCGCGATCCATACAGCTATTGCGCTAGATACTTCACAACAGATAGTTACAGGTTGACTTATTCGGAATCAGTGCACCCGATTCCAAGTTTAGATAGCCTTACACATAACAACGCTTCTTCACAAACTGTTGTAACCGTAACCCCTCCTCCAACTCGTCGCCCACCAGGTCGGCCTACTACTAAGAACTTAGGCCCGAACGAAAGGCGCCAAGTTCAATGCAGTAGATGCAAGGGCATTGGCCACAACAAGTCGTCTTGCAAAGAAGGCGTGCTGGAGAGCTAG